From Candidatus Hydrogenedentota bacterium:
CCGCCCCGAGAATCACTACGTGGGCCGGCCTGACACCGGAGACGCCGCTTAGAAGGATACCCATGCCTCCGTACAAGGCCTCCAGGCAGTGCGCGCCCTTCTGCACGGAAAGCCTGCCCGCCACTTCGCTCATGGGAGTCAGAAGTGGCAAGGTGCCATCGTCTCTCTGAATTGTCTCGTAGGCGACACCCGATACACGCTTCTTCATCATGGTGCGGGTCAGGTGCTCGTCAGAAGCCAAGTGGAGGTACGTGTAGATGATCTGGCCATCGTACATGTACTCCCACTCTTGGGCGATTGGCTCCTTAACCTTGATGATCATGTCCGAACGGTCCCAGACTGCGCGAGGATGCTGGACAATCTGAGCGCCTGCGGCCCGGTATTCGGCATCTGAGATTCCGCTGCCGATTCCTGCGCCCTTTTCAACGAGGACTTTGTGTCCGTGCGCCACAAACGCAGATACACCGGGAGCCGCCAATGCCACTCGGGCTTCACCGGTCTTTATCTCCTTGGGTACGCCTACGATCATGGTATGTCTCCCCATGTTTAATCTGAATCAGAAGTATATGTTTCGCCGTGACTGCGTTCTATATTATCCGGCCCGGGTGACCTTGCACAGTGATAGTGATAGCATTTTGAAGCCTTTTCTGTCGCCTGTTAAACTCAATTCCTGTCAAGCCGCGAGAAGAGGAGTCCTATGCGCGCAGTAGTCCAGCGAGTTTCCGAATCATCGGTATCCGTGAATGGCCACGTTGTCGGACGGATTGGCCGGGGACTGCTGGTGCTTTTGGGAGTGGCGCACTCCGATTCGGTAGACGATGTCAAACAACTGGCCGACAAAGTAGCCGGGTTGAGGTGTTTTCAAGACGACGCAAGCAAGTTCAATCTGTCTGTTGAAGACATCGGCGGAAGTGTTCTTGCCGTTTCACAATTTACATTGTATGGAGATTGCCGTAAGGGCCGCCGCCCATCGTTTACGGATGCGGCCCGGCCGGAGCACGCTATTCCTCTCTACGAGTCCTTTGTCGAGCTTCTGCGTCAACGGAACATTCACGTCGAAACGGGCGAATTTGGGGCGCATATGGATGTCCGTCTGGTCAATGACGGTCCGGTGACCTTGCTCCTCGATTCGCAAAAGGCCTTCTGAACATGGGTGCACTCTGCGGCATTCTGGGCCGGTCCGATTCCATCGCGCTGAACGCGATGATTGATGTATTGGCGCCGCACGCGCGGGAGATGCGATGCCTCGAAGGCTCCAACTACTCTGTCGCGTCGGCGTACTGCTCTGAAGATCCCTTGTGCCTTGTCGATGGCGAAACTACTGACATAAACGACGCGCCTCTCAAACCCCACGAAGTGCATGCCCGCTGCGCGAAGGCCAAGTCGCCGGGAACGCTGGCGTTTCGGGGAGGTTTCGCCGCCGTTGTTTCCCTGAGTGACGGCGATCGGTGGTGGCTGTTGCGGGACCGGCTCGGCAGAAAGCCTCTGTATTACTACGTCGGCGACAACGTGTTGGTCTTCGCCACGGAGCTTAAGGCTCTGCTGGCCTCCGGGTATGTTCCTAGACGGTTGAATCTGGTCGCTGTCGACCGCTATTTGACGCTCCGGTGCGTGCCCGGAACGGAATCGATGGTTCAAGGCATTTGCCGCGTAAGGCCAGGTCATGTCGTTGAGTATGCGTCCAATCGTTGTTCTTCTACCGAGTTCGCCACGTTCAACATGCGAACGGAATCGCTATCGCGCGACGAGGCTGCCCGCGCGCTTCGAGAACGGTTAGAGAAGGCTCTTGGACATACACAGTCTGAATTGCTGCTCTGGTCATCAGGAATTGATGCGGCCGCTCTGCACGCGCTTAAACCTCAATTGCGGCCCTGTTTCGCGGTCCTCGAACGAAGCTGGCAAGACGAAACGCGACTCGCTAAAGAATCCGCCAAGAGTCTCCACATCCGTATGCAAACGATGCAGGCGCGCCGCTTTACGGAAGAGACCTTCTTCCGATGCGTGGCATGCCTAGACGAGCCCATAGCCGACCCGCTCGTGTTCCCGCTTTGGTTGATGACGGAAGCTGCTTCGGACATCGGCGCTCACTTTCTTTCTGGGCATGGGGCGGATGAAGTGTTAGGCGGGTATGCCCGCTATCACTTTCTCCAGAAGGCGCAGGAGGTGGAGCCCCTCATACCTGCCGGGCTTCTCAGCAATATTACCCCCTCACTGCCGCCAAACGCGTTTGTGAGACGAACGACTCGCTTCCTTACTTCCATGCGCGACCCTCAGCGCGCCTATCTCTCCTTGCTGAGCGTTTTCGATGAGGGAGAGCGCGAAGACTTGTACACGGAAGCCGTGAAGGCAGCCCTGTACGAGTTCGGACCGCGAAAATCCACGATCCAAGATCACTTTAACCAAGAGGATCTGACGGCAAATGTGCTCTCTCTCGATCTGCATGTTGGCCTCCCCAATATCCTGCTTGCCAAATGCGACCGCATCGCCGCGGCTCACGGAGTTACGCTCAGCCATCCCTATTTGAACGATTCGATGCTCGACTTTGCGTTGAGCATACCGTCCGACATCAAGTTTGGTGTCCGCAGCAAACCGTTATTGCGGCTTGCCATGAAAGGTATTCTGCCTCCATCGATTCGTTTGAGGGCGCGAAGAGATTTTAAGGTCCCGCAAAGTGGCAACGTTTTGCGAGTTATCGAAACTGTCACCAAAGAGACGATCACCCCGGATCGCGTCGATGCAACGGGACTGTTCAAGTGGCACGCGGTGGAAACCATACTTCGTTCGGCATCCCACAATGTGTATCGGCGCCGCCAGTTTTGGGCGCTGCTCATGTTCTTTGCGTGGTATCGCTGCACGATGGAGACCTGAGCGATGCGAATTGCCGTTGCGGGCGGAGGCTATCTCGCGTCACAAATTCTGGAAGCGGTATTGCATTCCAATCATGAACTTGTCGCACTGATCCAGGATGCGCGGCGTTATCGCGGAGTAAAACGTTACCTCGGTCCTATGGTCGGAGCATTCTTTCCCAAGCGGGAAGTATCCGGTGTAGCCCTCCGAAAGCGAATTCCAATTGTCTTCATCGATAAGATGACGGAAGACGAACTGGCGCCGCTCCGAGAACTCAAGCTCGACCTCATACTAGTTTGCGGGTTCGCAATTATTCTCAAGAAACCCCTGCTAGATTTGCCTGCCATTGGGTGTGTGAATTGCCATTCCTCCTTACTGCCAAGACATAGAGGCCCCAACCCGTTCACCGCGGCAATTCTGGCAAATGAGAAAGAGACTGGAATCACGTTCCATGTAGTGTCCGAGGGGATCGATACCGGCGACATTCTGAAACAATACGCGTTCCCAATCTCGGGAACCGATACGGCGGGTTCCATTCATCGCCGGGCTTCGGACCTCGCGAGTGAAAAAATGGCCGAGGTCCTCTCATATATTGAACAAAACGGACTCAAGGGGTGCCCGCAACACTCCGAAAACGCGACCTACGACAAGCGCTTGACCCCGTCGG
This genomic window contains:
- the dtd gene encoding D-tyrosyl-tRNA(Tyr) deacylase, which gives rise to MRAVVQRVSESSVSVNGHVVGRIGRGLLVLLGVAHSDSVDDVKQLADKVAGLRCFQDDASKFNLSVEDIGGSVLAVSQFTLYGDCRKGRRPSFTDAARPEHAIPLYESFVELLRQRNIHVETGEFGAHMDVRLVNDGPVTLLLDSQKAF
- a CDS encoding methionyl-tRNA formyltransferase, producing the protein MRIAVAGGGYLASQILEAVLHSNHELVALIQDARRYRGVKRYLGPMVGAFFPKREVSGVALRKRIPIVFIDKMTEDELAPLRELKLDLILVCGFAIILKKPLLDLPAIGCVNCHSSLLPRHRGPNPFTAAILANEKETGITFHVVSEGIDTGDILKQYAFPISGTDTAGSIHRRASDLASEKMAEVLSYIEQNGLKGCPQHSENATYDKRLTPSELCIDWTCPADMIERKVRACFPFTIARTKYKGRTVYLSRVRMSSKHIEAQPGEVIENIPQLRVGTGKGVVIIEIAHTLRPIPWFWPRLLRRPQIGERLG